A stretch of the Actinoalloteichus fjordicus genome encodes the following:
- a CDS encoding dihydrofolate reductase family protein — translation MRKLVYFVAATLDGFIAGPDGSDPTGPDGFWTPSQDYLEHLIGEYPETLPGQARAALGVTAEGTHFDTVVEGRKSYQIGIAAGVTNAYPHLRHLVFSRTLTESPDVGVELVADDPAATVRELKHSGGKDIWLVGGAELAGALYGEIDRMLVKLSPITIGAGIPLFGRTTGFAPANWELADHTILTGGACFLTYDRRPATR, via the coding sequence ATGCGCAAGCTCGTGTACTTCGTCGCCGCCACGCTCGACGGTTTCATCGCCGGTCCCGACGGGTCGGACCCCACCGGCCCCGACGGCTTCTGGACCCCCTCGCAGGACTACCTCGAGCACCTCATCGGCGAATACCCCGAGACCCTCCCCGGGCAGGCCCGCGCCGCGCTCGGCGTCACCGCCGAGGGCACCCACTTCGACACCGTGGTCGAAGGACGCAAGAGCTATCAGATCGGCATCGCCGCAGGCGTGACCAACGCCTACCCTCACCTTCGCCATCTGGTCTTCTCCCGGACTCTGACCGAAAGCCCGGATGTCGGCGTCGAGCTGGTCGCCGACGATCCGGCGGCGACGGTGCGGGAGCTGAAGCACAGCGGCGGCAAGGACATCTGGCTCGTCGGCGGCGCAGAACTGGCAGGCGCACTCTACGGCGAGATCGACCGCATGCTCGTCAAGCTCAGCCCGATCACCATCGGCGCAGGCATCCCTCTCTTCGGACGGACCACCGGCTTCGCCCCCGCCAACTGGGAACTCGCCGACCACACCATCCTCACCGGCGGTGCCTGCTTCCTCACCTACGACCGACGCCCCGCCACCCGGTAG
- a CDS encoding NmrA/HSCARG family protein has translation MTNINKTVVVLGATGQQGGSVAAALRADGWVVRAVVRDPSGYRAQSLSASGVETVRGDLGDPESLRAAFADAHGVFSVQPNSGQAGAGVTNEDEVRFGTAVADIAERCGVAHLVYSSAVTAGSTTGIDHLDTKSRIEAHVRNLDIAGTIIRPATFMELLVTPEIGLDRGHLSFLMRPDQAMQFIAVRDIGRIVAAVFGSPESYAGRTMEIAGDALTGNALAGQLTQAAGRPISYSRLQAQDEVLSKLEALVDDGRLVGNANLDALRTEFPSLLCFDRWLAGPGAGLLDEALRSTDTGIAPR, from the coding sequence ATGACCAACATCAACAAAACCGTCGTCGTCCTGGGCGCCACGGGGCAGCAGGGAGGATCGGTCGCCGCTGCGCTGCGGGCCGACGGCTGGGTGGTGCGCGCGGTCGTCCGCGATCCGTCCGGCTACCGGGCCCAGTCCCTCTCCGCCTCCGGCGTCGAAACCGTCCGCGGTGACCTTGGGGATCCGGAGTCGCTCCGCGCGGCCTTCGCTGACGCCCACGGTGTCTTCAGTGTCCAGCCGAACTCCGGCCAGGCCGGCGCCGGCGTGACCAACGAGGACGAAGTCCGCTTCGGCACGGCGGTGGCCGACATCGCCGAGCGCTGCGGCGTCGCCCACCTTGTCTACAGCTCGGCGGTCACCGCGGGCTCGACAACGGGCATCGACCATCTCGACACCAAGAGCCGTATCGAGGCCCATGTCCGGAATCTGGACATCGCCGGCACCATCATTCGGCCAGCCACGTTCATGGAGCTCCTGGTGACCCCCGAAATCGGCCTCGACCGGGGACACCTGTCCTTCCTGATGCGCCCCGACCAGGCCATGCAGTTCATCGCGGTACGCGACATCGGCCGCATCGTCGCCGCGGTCTTCGGCTCACCCGAAAGCTACGCCGGCCGCACCATGGAGATCGCCGGTGACGCTCTCACCGGCAACGCCCTGGCCGGGCAGCTGACCCAGGCCGCCGGTCGACCGATCAGCTACAGCCGCCTGCAGGCACAGGACGAGGTCCTCAGCAAGTTGGAAGCACTCGTAGACGACGGCAGGCTGGTGGGAAACGCGAACCTCGACGCCTTGCGCACGGAGTTCCCGTCCCTGCTGTGCTTCGACCGCTGGCTGGCGGGCCCTGGTGCGGGCCTCCTCGATGAGGCGCTCCGTTCCACGGACACGGGAATCGCTCCGCGCTGA
- a CDS encoding MerR family transcriptional regulator: MRIGEVAAKAGVSVRALRYYEQQDLLHSTRNPGGQRQYPAGAVERVRLIQQLYSVGLPSRTIREVLPFADSGEASPELLELLAAERDRLDRQMTDLRDVRNRLHDCITEARNHDGTGSPS, translated from the coding sequence ATGCGGATCGGAGAGGTCGCCGCGAAGGCGGGCGTCAGCGTCAGGGCGCTGCGCTACTACGAGCAGCAGGACTTGCTGCACTCCACCCGGAATCCGGGTGGCCAGCGCCAGTATCCGGCCGGTGCCGTCGAACGGGTCAGGCTTATCCAACAGCTCTACTCCGTGGGCTTGCCCAGCAGAACCATCCGCGAGGTGCTGCCGTTCGCCGACTCCGGTGAGGCGTCACCGGAACTGCTGGAGCTGCTCGCGGCCGAACGCGACCGCCTCGACCGGCAGATGACGGACCTGCGGGACGTGCGCAACCGGCTGCACGACTGCATAACCGAGGCGCGGAATCATGACGGAACAGGAAGTCCATCCTGA
- a CDS encoding zinc finger domain-containing protein, with protein MIVLTDNQGYSLHVTALPEVHQALLAAAALGADGVSPAERKAYRIYTERLNNAMLVMDENRIIGSVHRSSDICAEKLLKSTPGPKIPRSRFAQHLAELPQVLTEFCETGGIQLGPDDAAAERHPCPQCDVPAGSACGTRAGKTAAKYHTARFILVPSLRDELTVAVPADRGPGKKWTQGPEVAATAPETSGVPIRIGYARCSTATTSTRGPSKASGPPPHAATTAAGPR; from the coding sequence GTGATCGTTCTCACCGATAACCAGGGCTACAGCCTGCATGTCACCGCGCTGCCCGAGGTCCACCAGGCGCTGCTCGCCGCCGCGGCGCTGGGCGCCGACGGGGTATCCCCGGCCGAGCGCAAGGCGTACCGGATCTACACGGAACGGCTGAACAACGCGATGCTTGTGATGGATGAGAACCGGATCATCGGGAGCGTGCACAGGAGTTCGGATATCTGTGCAGAGAAACTCCTGAAATCGACACCGGGGCCGAAGATCCCCAGGTCGCGATTCGCACAACACCTCGCAGAACTACCCCAGGTTTTGACAGAGTTCTGCGAGACTGGCGGGATACAACTCGGACCCGACGATGCCGCGGCCGAACGCCACCCTTGTCCGCAATGCGACGTCCCCGCCGGCAGCGCCTGCGGAACCCGCGCCGGGAAGACCGCCGCGAAGTACCACACCGCTCGGTTCATCCTCGTACCGTCGCTGCGCGACGAGCTCACCGTGGCCGTCCCGGCCGATCGCGGGCCAGGGAAGAAATGGACGCAGGGCCCGGAGGTCGCCGCGACGGCGCCGGAGACGAGCGGCGTGCCGATCCGGATCGGCTACGCGCGCTGCTCGACCGCGACCACATCCACGAGAGGACCCTCGAAGGCCAGCGGGCCGCCGCCGCACGCGGCAACCACGGCGGCTGGCCCAAGGTGA